Within Henriciella litoralis, the genomic segment ATGAGTGGTTATTCCGGCGTCCGGGTTTCGCTGTCAACCTTGCGGCGCTGCATTGACGCAATAATTTTGCCAGTTTTGTAGCGATGCTGTGCAAAAAACCAGACGGCTGCGAAAATTAGGACCGCGAGCGCAGCCAGTCCTGCCGCCAATAATGGTGATCCCTTCATGGCGGCCATCAGGCTTTGCCCGGCAAATGTCACCAGCAGAATTTTCGGAATGATACCGATTCCCATCCCGCCGAGAAAGGCGAGGAAATTTGCCCGCACCGCGCCAAAAGCCATGTTGACGATAAGGAACGGACCGGTCGGCACATTGCGGACGATGGCACTTGCCGCAAATGAATTGCGACTGACGAAGTCAGTAAAGCGCGCGGCCCGCCTGCCCGAAAAGCGCGCGACTGCCGCCTGCCCGCTCAGCCGCCCCAGCCAGAACGTCACCGCGCCGGAGACCATGGTCGCGATCCAGGAATAGAGCGCGCCATTGACCGGCCCGAAAGCCACGACGGCCGCGCCGATCAAGCCAAATTGCGGCAGCCCGACAAAGGCGGCCACAGTGAACAGGGCAATCACCGCCGGTAGCGCCCAAGGCGTATCGGCAAGCTCCTGCATCTGGGCGATGAAGGCCTCGAGCGAGCCGAGGACCCCTGTCTTTCCCAGAATGAAAAGCGTAATCACGCCTGCGCCAATGGCGAGGCCAAGATAGAGCGCGTTTCGTGAGCGCGCAGCTGGAATGCGGTCATCCGGCGTTTGCATGCGCGCTCCTCTCTGTCAGCCGGCGAGGATCGTCAAGCGGTTTGCCCAGCCAGACAAGGCCGCGAGACGAAACCGGATCGTTAAGGCGCTGGCGCCGTCGCAGGCTTTTCAAACATCATCATCACCTGATCGGTCCGCCCGCGGACGGCCTCTTCGAAGATATTGGCGCTGAGATCATCATCGGGATTGTCGAACAGATCGCTCTCGGCCACCAGAATAAAGCCGGCCTCCATGCCAAGATCGCGAATGATTTGCGGGTCGATCCGGTGCGTTTCACCGCCGACCGTCGCCGGTGAGCCTTCAGGCGCAGAATGGTCGATCACGACGAAACGGGCGCCGGGTTTCAGCACGCGGAAGATTTCCGGGAATGAGTCGTCAGGATTAGTGACGAGCGCATCGCTGCCTTCCGGGCTGTACCAGAGCTCATGCGGCCCCTGAAACCAGGTCGCGACATCCATGCTGGCGTCTTCCAGCGGCAGCTCGTCGAAATTGGCTTTGACGTATTCGACATTGTCCAGGCCATCGAGACGCTGCTCCAGCGCGTTGCCAAGGAAAGCATCGAAGGAGGCCGGGTTCTGCATGTAGACCTTGCCATCTTCGCCGACATAGCGCGAGAAAATCTCGGTGAAATATCCGCCGCCGGCTTCCATTTCCAGAATGCTGACGCCTGTCGGAATTCCCATGAAGGCGAGAACATCCATCGGACGGCGAAGATCGTCGCGCTCTGTATCCGTCTCAGGGCGGTTCGGATTATCGATCGCATTTGTCGCTGCGGCCGTATCCAGCTCGCTCACCATCGATGGCGGCGGGATAACATCTGCAGGCGCACGCCCCGCCATTTGATTGCCCGTCGCGCAGCCAGCCAGAGCCAGCGCGGCGCTTGCGAAAATCAGATGCTGTTTCATGTCAGTCTCCTTGAAGCGCGATGCGCCAGAATATTCCTTGCCTGTCATCGGTCCGGGCGAGGACGATGCTCGGTGCCCTCACCGGCTGTGATGAACACGGCAACGGCAGGCGCCTCGACCATATCGGCCGTATGCCAGACTCCGGGCTCGTTTATAATGTATTCGCCCGGTCCAATAGTGACTTTCTGGACTTTCCCGCCCGGAAATTCCTGAACCAGTGTCATGCGACCTGACACGCAAAGCACAACTTCATGGCCATTCGGGTGGACTTCCCAGCTGTCCCAGTCGCTCTCAAACGCATGCATGGAGATCAGGCGGCCATCGAGCCCATCATCTGGATGAAGCTTACCATAGGCCTCATACCATTCTATCCCGCCTGTAAACTCCGGCAGGATGTGGGCGGTGCCGCCTTTGCCGAGGTGCACGGGAAATCTCGCAAGTTTCATCGCCCTGCTCATCTCCCCCAGCCTAGGCGTCAGCGAGCATTTTTTCGCTCATCGACCAGAGCCGGTCGGCCTTGGCGTCGTCGGTGATCCATTCCCGTGCATGTTCCCAGCGCTGGCTGTTCTCGCCTGCGAGCTGAGCGATATCACAGTCTTCGCAATACTCCCCGCCGCGCCCGTCGAGCTTTGGTGATGTTGCTGCCCAGACCGCCGTTGCCGCGCCCTGCTCGGGTGTCTTGAACATCATCTTTATGGGCTCTGGAATCGTGCCGTCGGGGTTTTTCCAGCCGAGAGCGACCATCTCTTCATCCGGCAGGTGACGCTGGAGCGGCGTAAAAATACCGCCCGGATGAACCGAGAACGCCGTCACGCCCTTGTCTTTCCATTTTCGGTCCAGCGCGTTTGCAAAGAGGGCATCGGCGCTCTTGGCTTGCCCGTAAGCATCCCATTTGTCGTAGTCGTGAGTTTCAAAATGCGGATCATCCCAATGCACATCGCTTCTGATATGCGCGCTCGATGAAAGGGCGACGACACGGGACGTACCCGCCCGCGCGATGGCTGGCTCAAGCCCAAGGGTCATCGCCATATGCCCGAGATGGTTGATGCCAAACTGCGACTCCCAGCCCGGTCCAACCCGGTTCAGCGGACAGGCCATGATGCCCGCATTATTGATAAGGATGTGCAGCGGTCGCTCAGACGCGACATAGTCGGCTGCAAATGATTTCACGCTTGGAATGTCGGAGAGGTCCATGTGCGCCAGGACGATCTCACCCGGCATGTCCGAGAGCGCGTCTTTCGCGACGTCCGGCCGTCTTGCCGGCACCGTGACATGGGCGCCCGCGCCGGACAGCGCCCGCACCATTTCCAGTCCGATACCGCTATAGCCGCCCGTGACGATGGCATTCACGCCTGTAAGATCGCGCCCCTCCAGCACCTCACGCGCTGTCGACTTTGCGCCGAAGCCTGAGCCGATCGGTTTCTGACTTTGTGCCGTCATGTCTGGTATCCTTCCCTTATATACCAGGGAAGGTGACCTATTGTCGGCGCACTGGCAAGCAAACCCAGCTAGGCCTCGACCCTTCCCTTCGGGTCACGGAAGATCAGCGTAATCACCCAGATGCCCGCGCCGATCGCTATTGGGCCGATCACGCTCATAAGGAAGGCGATGAAAAACGGAAAGCGCATGCCGAGCTGGTAGAGTTTCCCTGTCGGTGAGCGCTTCACGCGATGTGTTGTGCCGGGCTCGAATTCTGCTGCCACATCATCGGCGCGCCCGGCTGTCTTGA encodes:
- a CDS encoding TVP38/TMEM64 family protein, with the translated sequence MQTPDDRIPAARSRNALYLGLAIGAGVITLFILGKTGVLGSLEAFIAQMQELADTPWALPAVIALFTVAAFVGLPQFGLIGAAVVAFGPVNGALYSWIATMVSGAVTFWLGRLSGQAAVARFSGRRAARFTDFVSRNSFAASAIVRNVPTGPFLIVNMAFGAVRANFLAFLGGMGIGIIPKILLVTFAGQSLMAAMKGSPLLAAGLAALAVLIFAAVWFFAQHRYKTGKIIASMQRRKVDSETRTPE
- a CDS encoding cupin domain-containing protein; translation: MKLARFPVHLGKGGTAHILPEFTGGIEWYEAYGKLHPDDGLDGRLISMHAFESDWDSWEVHPNGHEVVLCVSGRMTLVQEFPGGKVQKVTIGPGEYIINEPGVWHTADMVEAPAVAVFITAGEGTEHRPRPDR
- a CDS encoding class I SAM-dependent methyltransferase, which translates into the protein MKQHLIFASAALALAGCATGNQMAGRAPADVIPPPSMVSELDTAAATNAIDNPNRPETDTERDDLRRPMDVLAFMGIPTGVSILEMEAGGGYFTEIFSRYVGEDGKVYMQNPASFDAFLGNALEQRLDGLDNVEYVKANFDELPLEDASMDVATWFQGPHELWYSPEGSDALVTNPDDSFPEIFRVLKPGARFVVIDHSAPEGSPATVGGETHRIDPQIIRDLGMEAGFILVAESDLFDNPDDDLSANIFEEAVRGRTDQVMMMFEKPATAPAP
- a CDS encoding oxidoreductase, coding for MTAQSQKPIGSGFGAKSTAREVLEGRDLTGVNAIVTGGYSGIGLEMVRALSGAGAHVTVPARRPDVAKDALSDMPGEIVLAHMDLSDIPSVKSFAADYVASERPLHILINNAGIMACPLNRVGPGWESQFGINHLGHMAMTLGLEPAIARAGTSRVVALSSSAHIRSDVHWDDPHFETHDYDKWDAYGQAKSADALFANALDRKWKDKGVTAFSVHPGGIFTPLQRHLPDEEMVALGWKNPDGTIPEPIKMMFKTPEQGAATAVWAATSPKLDGRGGEYCEDCDIAQLAGENSQRWEHAREWITDDAKADRLWSMSEKMLADA